The window tttttctatcgtgGTATggttatttgaaaattatagaaGAAAACTATCCTACGTTGAATTCTTGTGTTCGATAGTAtctcattatagttattaaaatagttgtaataaagataagatttGTTGAAGACACCAAAATAGTAGCAGTATTGTAAATGGGACAATACGGACATTGCGAACTACCACACACCTCACAGATGTTTAGAGTGTAAGTTGGTAAAGCATCAAATATAGATTCATTGAACCGTTCTGGAGCATAATAATCATAGACTCTGATGGGAAGATATCGTGACATGTTTGCAACTGGATACCATCTttctattgtaaaattaatacaagTTTCTTCCTGAtctaaataatcaaaatagaaTAAGACTTTTCTGCCTTGAAACCGTGCTCTTTGTAAGTTCCTTACTTTCCttgataatacatatttatcaaGATTTTGTTGTTGAATTATGTAACCAGTTGGAATGGCTACGTCCAAAACTGCCATTCCAGAGCGGGATGATTCATCAATGTTTGTCCACCTATATatggaaattatatatttatcaagaatgattttcaataatataaaatatatacatttttctttaattaattataatacgtaGAAAATCCATTTCTAAATTACCTCTGACAACTGAGATATGAAATGTGAGATTGATTTCTACCATGGAAATTAGCTCTGGTTATTAAATCAAATGCCTGCACAGGTGGCTGAGTCTGAAATCTTTTAATGTCAACATTATATTGCACTGACATTTGCAATATTGCATATCCAGCACCCTTCGCTTGCACTTTTACGGTTCCCCATGCTTCAGgtatctacaaaaaaaaaaaaaaaaaaaaatacattaaatataaaaattaattattgtgcGATGTATGTTACTGTCCAAAATATACATGCCTCGATAGATTGAAGTCTTGCAAGATTGCTTGGATTTACAGATAATATTTGTGTCTTCCCAGGTAAAGCTGTAGCTTCTATTGTTACATTTAATGAACTAACATCCCTAATTCTAGATCGGACGGTATAATCCATTAAAGCTTTCATAGCCCACGCGGTATCTTGCGTGGAAGCCCATCCACCATCTGTCAATCTCTGTGCATTTAGCCATTTTACTATTGGTTCTATCATTACCTCTTGTCTTGCGACATAGACAAGAAGTGCATATGCTGttgtttctatattttctgCATCATACTTGTAAGGTAAACGTGGGAGGAGGAATGGTTTTTGATTTTCCAATTTTTGTGGCGGAGGTGGAACAGGTTCTCTGCCCCAATAAGTTAAACCACCTTCTCTACGTGCGTGCCTAgtcaaaatattaaatgcTTGTTCTGCTGTAGAAGCTTTCGCCATTAATAATGCATATGATACGATAGCAACGTCGTATGGTTTGCCCTTTTCTTCTAAAAGtttcatatttctctctaACCATTTAATGGCATTTGCAGAAGCTAAAGCTACTTGAGAACCCAAACCACCTGTCAAATCTCTTACAGTTTCCAATGTAATAAGCACATGAGCAGTAAGACTAATATTTCTGAACCTTATtatatcactattataattgAGAGAGCTATTCATTTTTCGATCTGGTAACCATGTCACTTCGTAAAATGATCCTTCTGGAGTTTGATGCTTTAATACCCAAGAAACAGCTTGTGTGATTACATCGGGATCTATGTATAGATAGTTTTCCCATTCATAAAAACTTGCTTCTTGAAAGATGCGCGCACAATAAGCAGTGAGCCATACACTAGATGCAGATTGGTTCCAATCACTGCGAAAAAGGCTAAAAGATCCGTCAGGATTCATAAACGAAAGCTGGCGTTGATATCCAATGTTCATATAATAAAAGCTTTCCTTCTCTTGCGTTCTATTGCGTTGATTGACTAGACGCATATACAATGTCGTATACATATTAGCGGCAAAACTGAACATATTCTGTTCAGCACAATCCATTGGAAGATCTATAAGACTTGTAGCATTGACAGGCATTGTTGGAAATATAGGTCCAACCACATCCCCAACTACACTTATGGTTGCCTTGTTTGATCCAAACACGTAATAACGATTTTCATCATAAGATATAATTGGTGTTTCTGTAATGTTAACGTGCATGTATTGGAATACATACGCTCTGTTACTTAAATCAAGGAGAATAGATTGATGTCTATGTTGAGGTAGGCCATCAGCTTCTACATGTAAGGTGCGTGTAACCGAATCACGTCCTATTAATGTCGTtgcataaatatgtattttaatgtCACCCAGTCTTACTGGAACAATTGGTAGATATACAACGGTTGCATCTTGAGCATGTATCCATAAAAAGAATTGATGTTCTCCAAAAGAAGTGCGTGGTTTATATGACTGAACAATCCCATTATCTTCAACGTGAACAAATTTGTAATCTTTAGATCCTGTTAAAACAACTGTTGCCTCGATATCGCCACgcatataattaaaaacggACACTCTTATGCCAATCTGTTCGCCTTGTTTACTGTGCGTTGGCATCTctacattaatataaaatggcAGAATTCCTGTATATTCCAATGCTTTAGGTAACATTCCAAAACCTTTGCTCGGAGACATGCCAAAAACTGTGACCATCCAATGAACCGGTCTGCGTGGCACATCTATGTTGAAAATTTGTCTACCATGTGGTCCTATGTTTATATCTTTCCAAAGCCAAACATTTTCATATTGTCTTTGAATCCTATTAAAACGCCACTTTCTAAACTCTAAAATATCAGTTGCATTGCCATGCTGACAGCGTGCTTCATCTGTACCATCTTCACAATCAAACATCCCATCgcactttttttctaatttataacAACGGCCCGAGAGGCACTCTCCATATCCTTGGGTTCTATTGCAATGATCTGGACGTCTATAGATCAGTGCATCTGTAAAAACAACTAATCCAATATATTCGAAAGTGCGATTTACATCTATCCCAAATGTAGAGGATGGAAAATAAACCATTTCATCAGGATCTCCGCCATGAAGCAACCAAGTATGAGAGTATGTTCCATTCGTATCTTCGTCAAAGTGTGCCATCTTCGATATAACATTTGCATAAGTTAATTCATTACCAGCTTGCATAGTGTAaaaggatcgatcgatacCCGAAAGCGCAACATATGCTCCTGGCTCTCCATAAATGGCAACTTCCACATTTTCACCTGTACGtgcttttttgttattaataaatactgtaaaattattacgagAGATGCCATTTACAGGGAAAGTTAAAGAATCTGCAACAACATCCCCATAATGGCCAACATAATATACAACTGCAGTTGCAACAGGAGCCATTTCAGGGCTTAATGGAATTGCaaaagtttttatattatgcTGCATGTATTCTTGCCCACTTAGAAGTATTGTTCCTTTAGccatgataatataattaaaataatctatatGAAAGTTTGTCTGTACATGAAATATTATGTATTCTCCAACTTTAGCTTTTTCAgttgacgttattatttttatatgtttctGATTTGGAGATTCATgtgcgaataataataattccgaTTGAGCTCTAAATCCTTCGCCATCGGTAAAATAAGCAGATATTTTCATAGAAGTGATATCATTGAGCATTTGTTGAGTTTGTTCCGCATTTTGTGGATATCCAATTTGTTCTCTGAGATCTATTTTTGTAGACCAAATACCCTCGTACTCTGAAGAAGGTTTCAGATATTGTGAATCCATAGATCTTCGTCCACCAGACTTTATCTCAACTTCTCCGCGTATTTCCATTGTTGCTCCTTTAAGTTGAGTAACTCGTAATGCTGAATTGTCGTGAAAAGATGCAACTAAATGCACGGTAAAAGGCATAGCTGGCTTGAATACCTGTGGAGTGCCACCtagaaaatatacttttatggTTGAATTAAATATCCTAGCCATAGAATAACCAACAACAATTTCATCTAAAAATCTTTCTCCAACTGTCGCAACAATGCTCACTTCCATTCCATCCAAAGATGGAGCAAAATTAAGTAATTCTGCCATTGgatattgaaaatgatatGTTCCATTAAAAAATCTCATTACAGGCACTTTCTCCTCATAAATGTTTGGTTGTTTAAACCATGCGggataatattcattaaaattaaaatatctttcaataGGCTCTATTTGCGTTGATGAACTTCCAGTTCTATCTATAGGTTTGAAAGAGGCCTTTAGCGTTAAATTTCCTTTTACAGGTGCTCCAGATGTATAATTTGCTTGAACAATGCCATGAATGTATGGatcattttcgaaaaaaaatgctGGCATCGTGACATTAACTTCGAAGCGTGTTTGATAATATTCTTCTaccaaaaatcttttctcttctacttgTCCTTGAGCTATAACTTGTATGATCCATTCTCCAAAAACTGGTTGATCTGACAACTGGTACGATAAAGAGACAGTTCCTAAATTACTTTGTCTGCTCAGCCAACGTCTCATAATACGTCTATGTGGATCTAGCATATAGACATCGATAGGACTATTAAATGCTTTTAATTCGGTGTCAATAGGTACGGCTCTAAACCGTATTGTTTCTCCCTGCATATATACTGGCTTATCTAGCTGGATGAAAATTGTCATAGATCTTTGGGAAAAAATAAGTTTAGTTTCATTTAAAAAGGCTTGACCTCCGGTCAAACTATTATATAATCCTTCGATGCGTAAGTTATAATCCCCTTGTACGGAAGTAAGTGGCATACGCATTAATAATGTTTCTGGTATACCCTCTTTAACTTCTTGATGATCAGCTGCAATTTCTACTCCATTACGTTGTATAGAAGAACGTATGACCATTGGTAGTGAACTATGTAAAACACTTACAGCTATTCGATAAATCTGCCCTGGGCGTACCATACGCGATGCCACCACAAAATATGTGCTGAAaacaaacaatataaatatcttgatgatactataatattttataacaattgtACAATACTCACgcatcttttattattatattttcatttttgtttccaCTAAGCCATGGAGACCGAGTTGTTTCTAAAGTTTCTTGACAATTACCACCGAGCACAGTTAATAATAGAATCAAAAGCCACATATTTCtaaaatgaacaaataatgtatataaatttatgaattcCTTT is drawn from Vespa crabro chromosome 19, iyVesCrab1.2, whole genome shotgun sequence and contains these coding sequences:
- the LOC124430857 gene encoding CD109 antigen produces the protein MWLLILLLTVLGGNCQETLETTRSPWLSGNKNENIIIKDATYFVVASRMVRPGQIYRIAVSVLHSSLPMVIRSSIQRNGVEIAADHQEVKEGIPETLLMRMPLTSVQGDYNLRIEGLYNSLTGGQAFLNETKLIFSQRSMTIFIQLDKPVYMQGETIRFRAVPIDTELKAFNSPIDVYMLDPHRRIMRRWLSRQSNLGTVSLSYQLSDQPVFGEWIIQVIAQGQVEEKRFLVEEYYQTRFEVNVTMPAFFFENDPYIHGIVQANYTSGAPVKGNLTLKASFKPIDRTGSSSTQIEPIERYFNFNEYYPAWFKQPNIYEEKVPVMRFFNGTYHFQYPMAELLNFAPSLDGMEVSIVATVGERFLDEIVVGYSMARIFNSTIKVYFLGGTPQVFKPAMPFTVHLVASFHDNSALRVTQLKGATMEIRGEVEIKSGGRRSMDSQYLKPSSEYEGIWSTKIDLREQIGYPQNAEQTQQMLNDITSMKISAYFTDGEGFRAQSELLLFAHESPNQKHIKIITSTEKAKVGEYIIFHVQTNFHIDYFNYIIMAKGTILLSGQEYMQHNIKTFAIPLSPEMAPVATAVVYYVGHYGDVVADSLTFPVNGISRNNFTVFINNKKARTGENVEVAIYGEPGAYVALSGIDRSFYTMQAGNELTYANVISKMAHFDEDTNGTYSHTWLLHGGDPDEMVYFPSSTFGIDVNRTFEYIGLVVFTDALIYRRPDHCNRTQGYGECLSGRCYKLEKKCDGMFDCEDGTDEARCQHGNATDILEFRKWRFNRIQRQYENVWLWKDINIGPHGRQIFNIDVPRRPVHWMVTVFGMSPSKGFGMLPKALEYTGILPFYINVEMPTHSKQGEQIGIRVSVFNYMRGDIEATVVLTGSKDYKFVHVEDNGIVQSYKPRTSFGEHQFFLWIHAQDATVVYLPIVPVRLGDIKIHIYATTLIGRDSVTRTLHVEADGLPQHRHQSILLDLSNRAYVFQYMHVNITETPIISYDENRYYVFGSNKATISVVGDVVGPIFPTMPVNATSLIDLPMDCAEQNMFSFAANMYTTLYMRLVNQRNRTQEKESFYYMNIGYQRQLSFMNPDGSFSLFRSDWNQSASSVWLTAYCARIFQEASFYEWENYLYIDPDVITQAVSWVLKHQTPEGSFYEVTWLPDRKMNSSLNYNSDIIRFRNISLTAHVLITLETVRDLTGGLGSQVALASANAIKWLERNMKLLEEKGKPYDVAIVSYALLMAKASTAEQAFNILTRHARREGGLTYWGREPVPPPPQKLENQKPFLLPRLPYKYDAENIETTAYALLVYVARQEVMIEPIVKWLNAQRLTDGGWASTQDTAWAMKALMDYTVRSRIRDVSSLNVTIEATALPGKTQILSVNPSNLARLQSIEIPEAWGTVKVQAKGAGYAILQMSVQYNVDIKRFQTQPPVQAFDLITRANFHGRNQSHISYLSCQRWTNIDESSRSGMAVLDVAIPTGYIIQQQNLDKYVLSRKVRNLQRARFQGRKVLFYFDYLDQEETCINFTIERWYPVANMSRYLPIRVYDYYAPERFNESIFDALPTYTLNICEVCGSSQCPYCPIYNTATILVSSTNLIFITTILITIMRYYRTQEFNVG